DNA sequence from the Leuconostoc lactis genome:
GTCCCCATGGCCTTTGCCAAATTAATGGCTGCTTGCGTCATTTCATCTTGGACTTTTTGTGACAAGTACTGTGGTGGGTACACTGACATTGAATCGCCTGAATGAACACCTGCACGTTCGATATGCTCCATGATACCTGGAATAACTGCGGTTTCACCATCTGACAGAACGTCCACTTCTGCTTCTTGTCCTACCAAGTAAGAATCAATCAAAACGGGGTGGTCATTTGACACCTTCACAGCACGTTGCATATAGTCTTGTAATTCATCATCTGATGAGACAATCTCCATTGCCCGACCACCTAACACATAAGATGGGCGAATCAACACCGGATAGCCAATCTCTTGGGCCGCTGCTAAGGCCTCTGCAACTGTGGTAGCTGTTTTACCAATGGGTTGTGGCAATTGTAATTGTTTAATGACTTGATCAAAGGCTTCACGATCTTCGGCACGATTCAAGTCTTCAACGGTTGTGCCTAGAATATGGACACCATTTTCAAACAAGGGTTGTGCCAAATTGATCGCTGTTTGACCACCAAACTGCACCACAACACCCAAAGGTTGTTCTAAGTCAATCACATTCAAAACATCTTCAAGCGTCAAAGGCTCAAAGTATAACTTGTCTGAGATTGAAAAATCTGTTGAGACCGTTTCAGGGTTCGAGTTCATGATAATGGCTTCGTAACCGGCCCGTTGGATCGCCTTAACGGCATGCACGGTCGCGTAATCAAATTCCACGCCTTGCCCGATACGAATTGGTCCTGAACCGAGTACGATAACAGATGGCTTATCCGACTTCACGGATTCATTTTCACGTTCATAAGTGGCATAGAAATAAGGCGTTTGTGACTCAAATTCAGCTGCCACCGTATCCACCATCTTATAAACTGGGATAATGCCGGCTTCTTGGCGTAGTTGACGAATTTCTGCCGTTGATTTTTGCCAGAGACCTGCAATGGTTTCATCTGCAAAACCATTTTTCTTCGCGTAGTGTAGGTAATCTAAATCACCAACATGCGCTGCCAAATCACGTTCGATTTCAATGATGTGTGACACCTTATCCAGGAAGAATTCATCGATTTGTGTTTTATCATGAATTGTTTCGATGCTGACACCACGACGCAACAAGTCAGCAATCATGAACAAACGATCATCACGTGCAGGCATCAAAGCATCAAGCAACGCTTCATCTGTCATATCATCATATGTGATGTCATTTAAGCCTGTTGCACCGATTTCAAGCGATCGCACGGCTTTTAACATGGCTTCTTCCATGTTACGACCAATTGCCATGACTTCACCAGTGGCCTTCATTTGCGTGCCTAAACGGCGATCCGCTGTGGCAAACTTATCAAATGGCCAACGTGGAATTTTAAAGACCACATAGTCTAATGCTGGTTCAAATTCGGCCTTAGTCGTGCCAGTGACAGGGTTAATAATTTCATCTAACGTCAACCCAACCGCAATTTTGGCAGCCATTTTAGCAATTGGATAACCTGTTGCTTTGGAAGCCAACGCTGATGACCGTGAAACACGTGGGTTGACTTCAATAATGTAATACTTATAAGACTTTGGATCCAACGCCATTTGAATATTCACGCCACCTTCAATTTTCAAGGCGCGGATGATTTTCAAGGCTGAATCACGCATCATTTGCACTTCACGATCTGACAAAGTTTGCACTGGTGCCGTCACAATTGAATCACCCGTGTGGATACCAACAGGATCAAAGTTTTCCATGGATGCCACGACCAGCGCATTATCATTGGCATCACGCATCACTTCAAATTCAATTTCTTTATAGCCCGCAATTGAACGTTCAATCAACACTTGCGTCACAGGTGACAATTCCAAACCATTGGCGGCAATTTCGACTAACTCGTCATGCGTGGTTGCAATCCCACCACCCGTACCACCTAAGGTATAGGCAGGACGAACAATCACTGGATAGCCATGCGTGTCGGCAAATGCCAAGGCTTGTTCCAAAGTAGTCGCAATCGTTGATTCAGGAATCGGTTCATTCAAACGTTCCATCAAATCCTTAAACGCTTCACGGTCTTCCGCTTCTTCAATAGCCGTGAGCTTTGTCCCTAGCAATTCGATATGCAAATCATCCAAGATACCTGCTTCAGACAAATCCTTGGCCATGTTCAAGCCAGTTTGGCCACCAAGTGTTGGTAGAATGGCATCTGGTCGCTCCTTACGCAAAATACGTTCGATGAAATCAATTGAAATTGGTTCAACATAAACCTTATCAGCGATTTCTGCATCCGTCATAATTGTGGCGGGGTTTGAGTTCACCAAAATGACTTGGTAGCCTTCTTCCTTCAAGCTCAAGGCTGCTTGCGTCCCTGAATAATCAAATTCAGCAGCTTGTCCAATCACAATTGGGCCAGAACCAATCACCAATACTTTGTTAATGTCTGTACGCTTAGGCATTTTGTGTTGTCTCCTTTTGTGCTTCAGCAATCATGTTCAAAAAATCATCGAATAAATATTCCGCATCGTGTGGCCCTGGGGCAGCATCAGGATGGAATTGAACTGAGAAAGCGTGGTGGTTCTTGAGGCGCAAGCCTTCAACTGTTAAATCGTTGATTTCTTCATGGGTTACTTCGAGGTTGGTGTCCCCCAAGCTATCACGATCCACGGCATAGCCGTGGTTTTGTGAGGTAAAGTCCAAACGTTCATGGGTCAAATGGCGCACAGCGTGGTTAAAGCCACGATGGCCAAATTTCATTTTATAAGTTTGGGCGCCGTTAGCCAGCGCAAATAACTGATGACCGAGGCAAATCCCCATCAATGGCAACTGCTCTTGTAACGTTTGAATGGTTGGAATGGCATACGCAGCATCTTCAGGGTTACCAGGGCCATTTGACAAAAGTACGCCGTCTGGATTCGCTGCTAGCACCGTTTCGGCTGAAACATCTGCTGGAAAGACCATCACGTTAGCGCCACGTTTTGCTAAAGCGCGCAAAATCGAGTTCTTCAAACCAAAATCAATCAAGGCGATTGACACACCATCCGTTGGATTTTGATATTGCGTCTTCGTCGTCGCTTCGGCAACCAAATCTGCTGATGTTTCAAAATCACGCAATTGCGCAAACACATCATCCGTCACTTCATCAACCAAAGCCGCCTTCATGGCGCCTTGGTCACGCAATTCACGCGTCAAAGCACGCGTATCAACGCCAGTAATCCCTGGCATCCCCATGCGTTCAGCCCATTCCGTCAAACTCATCATTTGTCGCCAGTTACTTGGGCGACGGGCAATTTCATGTACAACAATGGCTGAGGCTGCTGGCCGTAAACTTTCAAAGTCATCACGGTTGATGCCGTAATTACCAATTAAAGGATAAGTGAAGACAATCATTTCACCACGATAGGATAAATCTGTGATTGATTCTTGATAGCCTGACATACCGGTGTTAAATACCAGTTCGGCCATCACGTCTGTCTCAGCCCCAAAGGCTTCACCTTCATAGATCGATCCATTTTCAAGTACTAAATATCGCTTTTTCATTTGTCCCTTATCCTTACTGTAATTTACGTTCTGCAGTGTCATGCTTGATACACAAGGTCACCAGCAACCCAAGTCGCCATTGTGCGACCATAAACTGGCCAACCCACAAACGGCGTGTTTATACCGAGTGATTTAAAGTCTGCTTCAGCAATCGTGTCCCGTGCTGCTAAATCAAACAAGACCAAATCGGCCGTTTCGCCAGCAGCAATTTGGGTTGGCGCTTGCAAACCAAAGGTCGTAGCCGGCGCAATCAACATGCGGTGGATCAACGTTTCCAACGTCATTACCCCTGATTTCACCAAATGCGTATAAAGCAATTGGAAGCTCGTTTCAATGCCCGTAATGCCGAATGGGGCTGTTTTAAAGGATTGTGCCTTTTCTGCCGTCCCGTGTGGCGCATGGTCAGTCGCTACCATGTCAATCGTGCCGTCCAGCAAACCTGCTAACACCGCTTCACGATCGGCTTGCGAACGTAGCGGTGGATTCATCTTGAACAAGGCGTTATCCCCAGTAATATCTGAATCAGCTAATAAAAGATGGTGTGGTGATACTTCAGCCGTCACATGCACGCCTTGTGCCTTCGCTAAACGCACGAGTTCAACAGACGTTTTCGTTGAAATATGAGCCACGTGGTAATGCACCCCAGTTGCTTGCGCTAGGACAAGATCACGTGCAAGCTGTGCGCTTTCGGCTAATCCTGTAATACCTGGTAATTGCAATTTATTGGCCGTTTCGCCAGCATTCATCACGCCACCATGGAGTAAGGAATCATCTTCTAAGTGCGCAACCAATGGCTTATTGACGCTAGCTGCTGCCGTCATGGCTTGCAGCATCGTATCGGCTGTTTGCACCCCTTTCCCATCATTACTGAAGGCAACTGCCCCAGCGGCTGACATGCCTGCAATATCTGAAACCGTCTGGTCCGTTAATCCAGCTGAAATAGCGCCATATTGTTCGACATGGACAACCCCGTTTTTGGCATTTAACGCAACCTGTTGGGCAACCCGTTCAGGACTATCCGGTACTGGATTGAGATTTGGCATGGCAACAACGGTTGTAAAACCGCCGCGAGCCGCTGCTGCCGAACCAGAAGCAATCGTTTCTTTATACGTAAAGCCTGGTTCACGGAAATGCACATGCACGTCCACCAAGCCATTGGTCAGAAAAGCGCCATTGGCATCAAATACCTCTGCCGTAGGGGCTGTGATTGTTTCGGCGACTTGCGCAATTTTTTGACCATCGATCAAGACATCGTGTTGCTTAAGCTCACCGTCTACGAGCAGGTTTGCGTTTTTAATCAGCTGCATGTTCAGTCTCCATTGTATATTCTAAGATTGCCATTCTGGCATAAACACCGTTCGTCATTTGCTCAAAGATGCGAGATTTTGGGGCTTCCACCAAGTCGTCTGCGATTTCGACATCGCGATTGACTGGGGCTGGATGCATCACAATCGCAGTCGCTTTCAAACGTGCATAACGCGCCTGATTTAAGCCATATTGTTCGTGATACTGTCTAGCTGAAAAACTTAAGTTTTCCGTTTGGGTAATCCGTTCATGCTGAACGCGGAGAAACATGACCACATCCTGTTTGTCCCAATCTTCATCAATGGCGACGAAGTGACCAAATTGTTGAAAATCATCAGGTAACCAACTGTCCGGTCCTGAGAATGTGACGTTGGCACCTAATTGATGTAGGATTTCCGCATTGGAGCGTGCCACCCGTGAATGTAACAAATCGCCAACAATTCGGATATGCAACCCATCAAAATGACCAAATTGTTCATAAATGGTCACCAAGTCAAGCAAACTTTGAGAAGGATGTTGTCCACTCCCATCACCCGCGTTGACTAATTGTGGGATGGGATGGCCAGCTGCTTCAAGCACTGGCACATACCAATCATTGACGGCATGCCGGACTACCGCAACATCAATGCCGATCGCTTTGAGGGTTTTGAGGGTATCTGCTAAACTTTCCCCTTTTGACATCGAACTGGTTTGTGGATCAAGCACAATTTGATGATAGCCCAGCTTGTTTTCAGCCATCTGAAAACTTGTATGCGTTCGGGTTGAATTTTCAAAAAAAAGATTGGCAACGGTGAATGGTACCTGGTTTGGCGTTGCACCAGCTTTTAAGGCCAATGCCCGTTGCACCAACTTTAACACATCACCACGATCGAGTGCATTTATATTCAGAAAATTTCGCATAATACCCCTCTTTATACAAAAACCGCGTAAGTCGGCAGACTTACGCGGTTCTAGAAAATTACGGTCAATAGTATAGACTACGACCCCGAGTATCTAAATGCCTTGCAAGTCTCTCTGGACTTAATTAAAGGTTTTATCGTTTCACATATAGTAGCATTTTTTTGGCTCAGTTGCAAATGCTATTTTGCAAAGAAATGCTTATTTTGTTGGTTGACGTTTGCTTTAGCTGTTTGATTTGAGTTCCAGAATGGGACAATCACCTTACCTTCAATATGCTTAGCATCAACGAAACCAAAGTAACGGCCGTCATTAGAAACTGAGCGATGATCACCCATTACGAAATATTCTCCGGCTGGCACTTTCACCTTGTTACGATCCTTCTTTTGCCACAAATCACTTGCTGAAAGACTCGCTAATGACCAGTTCTTACCAAATGACATCTCTGTGCCTTCGGTCCGTTCATTAATCCCAATATAGTCTTGGTTAACTTGCTTACCGTTAACGTAAAGATTTGAGTCCTTATAAGAGATGGTATCCCCAGGAACACCAATAATACGCTTCACGTAATCTTTTTCACCAGGCCGAATTCTTGGATCTTCCTGACGCGCATCAAAAACAACCACATCGCCTCGTTGATACTTAGCAATCTTATTCAAAATCACTAACTCGTTGTTTTGCAAATTAGGCGTCATTGATGGGCCACTGACGTGAACAAAAGTAAATAGAAACGTGCGAATCAAGATGACAATAATTAACGCTGTACCAATTGGCACAAGCCATTCTTTGAAAAACTCAAAAAACTTCTTTAACATCATTTTCCTCTTTCATAACACAGTACGCTGTCATCACGTACTATGCTGTAATTTAGCGACGCAAAGCTGCGTAAGCATCCGCTACTGGCTTTGTGACAATATGATTTAACTCAGTCAACAATGTATTCAAAGCTTGTTCAGCCGACAACAATGCCGTGATTGTGTCATTTTTTTGTACTTTTTCAGCAACAGCATTCCACTCTTTTTCTTGTTCCACTGTTGGTTGTTGTTGCGTTTGCATCATTTGTTGCACAGCCATTTGGATGTCTTGGAATTGATCAAACAATGCCTTCGCTTCTGCATCAGCTTGGATCGCATCAAATGCTGCTTGCCAGGCTGTATATTGTGGGGTTGTCTTTAAAACATTTGCCATTTCGTTGGCGTTGTCATAAATGTTAACTGTCATATTATTATCCTCTTATTTTTAATTTTTTACGTCACGTGATTATTGGCCACCAAAGAGGCCTTTAACTGCTTGCCAAGCTTTGCCAGCACCATTAACTGCTTGATTGACCCCATTTGAGAAATCCGATCCCAAACGGCCCCAATCAATCCCTTGACTCGCCTGATTGTTATTATTTGACGCGCTATTTGGATTGGTGACTGAGAAGTCCGTCTCTGGCGTATTAGGCAAAACTTGTTGGAGTGAGTATTTCACCAATGGACCCATTGTTGCGGTTAGGCCCAAAGGTAAACTATTATCTTTATTCTTCGTATCTAAGCCCATCCAATAGGCAGACACCACATCTTTCGTGTAGGCCAGCGCCCATGAGTCCTTCGATGATTGGGCATTTTGCGTATCATTGGAATTTTCAGTGGTCCCTGTTTTACCTGCAATGGTAAAGCCGCGTGGCGCGGCGCCAAGACCCGTCCCGTTGGTGTAAGTTCCAAGCATCATCCGCGTCATATTGTCAGCAACACGTGAGCTGATGACACGTGTTTGCTTTGCTTTTGGCTGTGAGACAATCACTTTACCTGTGGCATCGACAATCTTAGTAATGAAGTGCGCATCACTCATCACCCCATCATTGGCAAAAGCGGTGTAAGCTTGTGCCATTTGAATGGGTGACACACCGTTCGTTAAGCCGCCCAATGCCAATGAGAGATTTTTATCTTTCTCGGTTAACGGCAAGCCAAACTTTCTGGCACTGACATACCCAGCATTAACACCAATTTTATTAAGTAAGTAAACAGCCGGCACGTTATACGAGTGCGCCAGGGCTGAATACATCGGTACGTCTGCTGTTTGCACATCTAAGGCATTATGCACCGAATAATGGTTCGTCCCAAAGGTCCGCGTCGTGTTTGGTAGCATGGTATCGATGCTGTAACCGCGTTCTAAAGCTGGCGCATAAACGGCAATCGGCTTAATGGCCGAACCTGGCGAAAGCTTTGACTGCGTGGCATAATTAAAGCCGCGGAAGGTATGCGTCTCTTCTCGCGCACCAACGAGCGCGCGCACGCCACCAGTTTTGGCATTCAGAATCACACTAGCCGCCTGCGCGTCAGTATTGTAATTAAACATCGCTGGATTATCAAAATCCGTTTGCAAATGCTTCTGATCTTGCTGGTTCAACGTTGTATAAATCTTATAGCCACGGTTCATGACGTCTGTTTCGGTCAACCCATACGTTTGAATCGCTTCATTGATGACGGCATCAAAGAACCACGGATAACGATAATTATTTTGACTATTATACGTATCGCGTAACGTCATCGGCGCGGCTTTGGCCAACTTATACTCAGAGGCCGATAACTTTTTATTGGCAACCATTGTGCCAAGTACCACATTCCGCCGGTCGAGCGCGGCTTGTGGGTGATCAATCGGATTATACAATGCCGGACTTGGCAACATGGCCGTTAAGGTTGCTGCTTGAGACGTGGTTAAATCACGGGCATGCACTCCAAAATACTTTTGCGCGGCATCTTCAACACCCCAAACACCATGACCAAACCAAGCATTATTCAGATACATGGTGAGAATCTGATTTTTGGTATACACTTGCTCAACCTGCATCGACAAGAAAATTTCCTTGGCTTTACGCGTCATCGTTTGTTCTTGCGTCAAGTAGGCATTCTTCACCAACTGTTGTGTTAAGGTTGAGCCACCACCGGCGATTGCTGACGAGCCCGTCAACTTATTTTTCAAGTTGAGAACCACCGCCCGCAAAATGCCTTTAATGGAAAAGCCATGTTCTTTGTAAAAATTACGATCTTCACTCGATATGACCGCATCACGCATATTTTGCGAAATACTATCATAACTGACATAAGTCCCTTTTTGCGAATACAATTCACCCGCTTTATCACCCGCATCATCATACACTGACGTGGTTTGCGCCAGCGTAGCTTGCAGGTTCTGCACGCGGGCAGTTTTCGCGAGGACCACTAGATACACACTCATTAGTAGAAAACCGGTCAAAAAGATAACCACCAGCAATCGCCACAACTGCCAACGCTGGGCAACCGGCCTGATCTTATCACGCATTTTCTGAATCAATTGCTTCAACGCCTTCATACCTTAACCTATCAAAGCTGACCAGCGAGCCGTCAGCACTTCCGCGCTTGCTTCATCTGGACTGGTGACATAAATGGTGTCAAAACCGGCCAACGTTGCGACAACTTCTGACAAATGGGCATCGTCAATAATCCCTGCAACAGCATTACCACTAGAATCTGTCGTCTTAATAATCGTCATAAATTGCACGCGCTTGACAAAAATGGCATATTCAGCAATTGCTGAATCCACAGCATTTGCTGTCACCGGATTACCAGTTTGCTCATCATCTGATGATAGTTGTTGATAGCGTAGTTGGCCGTCAATATCTTTAATGCGGACAATTCCTAATGCTCGAATATCACGAGAAATTGTTGTTTGCGTCGTCTCAACTTGATTTTTCAATAACTCACTGAGTAAATCTTCTTGGCTTGTAATCACTTGATTTTGAATAATCTCAAGGATTAAGGCCTGCCGTTGTTGTTTTGAAATCATATTTTTCTCCTACATGAGAATAAATGCTACTACTTTAAGCAGCGGCCACGCAACACCTGGTTACATTTCTTCTGGCGCTTTCACACCAAGCAAACGCAAGCTTTCTGTCAACACAATTGTAACGGCTTCAACCAAGGCTAAACGTGCTTGCAATTGGTCATCATCCGTCAAAATCTTTGAGTTGGCATAGTACTTATTAAAGGCGCGTGATAGCGTCAAAGCATACTTGGCAATGATGCTAGCTTCGCGTTGTTGCCAAGCACGTTGCACCGTAGCAGGGAAGCTGTTCAACGTCGTGATAATATCCCAAGTCATTGGGTCATCAAGCGTCACCGCATCCAAGCTAACTGAAACAGGCGCCTTACGCAAAATTGACTTAGCACGGGCATTGGTATATTGCACGTATGGTCCCGTATCACCTTCAAAGCGCACCACTTCTTCCAAGTTAAAGTCAAAGTTGTTGGTACGGTCATTCATCAAATCGTGGAAGACGACGGCACCCGCACCAACTTGTTCGGCAACCTCTTCCTTATTTTCAAGAGTTGGGTTCTTTTCTTGGATTTGCTTCAAAGCCAAATCATGGGCGTCATTTAAGACGTCCTTCAACAAGACAACATCACCCTTACGCGTTGACATTTTCTTACCGTTAAAGGTGATCAAGCCAAAGGAAATGTGTTCAACATCATCGGCCCACTCAAAGCCCATCAATGACAACACAGCCTTCATTTGAACGAAATGTTCCCGTTGTTCACCACCCACAACATACAAAGACTTGGCAAAATCATACGTATCCTTACGGTAAACTGCCGCCGCCAAATCACGGGTCATGTACAAAGTCGCCCCATCTGTGCGCTTAATCATGGCAGGTGTCAAGTTCGGGTTGATATCTGACAAATCAACAATTTGCGCCCCTTGCGACGTGACCAACAAGTCCTTTTCCGTCAACTGGTCCACAACTGTGTCCATTTTGTCATTGTAGAATGCTTCACCGTTGAATGAATCAAACCCAATGTCTAAGCGATCATAGATTTCTGTAAATTCTTTCAGTGATTCTTCACGGAACCATGCCCATAATGCCAACGCTTCTTCGTCACCATCTTCAAGCTTTTTAAACCAAGCCCGACCAGCATCGTTCAAACTGTCATCTTCCTTGGCCTTGTCGTGGAATTCAACGTAATAACGCAACAACGTCGCAATCGGATCAGCTTTCACTTCATCTTCTGATCCCCAAGTCTTGTAAGCATAAATCAACTTACCAAACTGTGTGCCCCAATCACCCAAATGGTTGATTTTGATGGGTTGGTAACCGTTTTTGGCTGTGATATTGGCCAAAGCGTTCCCAATCACAGTCGAACGCAAGTGGCCCATTGACATTGGCTTGGCAATGTTCGGTGATGACATGTCAATCGTGACATTTTCACCTTGACCGTCGGTGTTGTTACCGTAGTCTGCCTTTAATGTCAAAATCGTTTGCAAGGTCTCACGAGATGTTGCCACTTTATCCAAAAAGAAATTGACATAAGGGCCAGTTGCGACAACCTTTTCAAAACCAGTTTGGTCAATTTCTGCCACAATATTAGCGGCGATTTGTTGTGGCGCTTGTCGCAAAACTTTGGCCAACGTAAACGTTGGAAATGCGACATCACCTAATTCTGATGATTTTGGTGCTTCTAATTTTTCAGCAATTTCTGATGCTGTTAAATCTGTCAACACTGCTGCAAGTGCTGAGACAACTTGTGTGTTATCTGCCATGTGTCCATATCCTTTTTTATATTAGTTTTTATTATACCGTATTTTTTGCCTGCAAAATAAAAACTCGTCTCTTGATGTATCACAAGAGACGAGTTTTCACCCGCGGTACCACTCTAATAGCTTTCGCCACTCAATATCTAATTGTTTGACTCCAAATACGCGCCGTTTCCTTCATTATCTGACTCACACCCACTCAGACTCGCTGGTAATGAATTACCGAAACATCTTTATTCTTCAACGTCAGCCTCAGCAGTTTTTGGTACTGGGGCATGCTTAATCACTTCAATTTCATCCATTCGAACCACTGCACGATGATTCATTTCGTTAACAGTGGGTTGGTCAGCCGGATCATTTTCCGTAATTTCAACCAACAATGAATTTTCATAAACTTTTTCAACTTGTCCAGTAAATGGCTTTTCCAAATTACCATAAGCTGGTGCGAGTAAAATGTCGCCAATATGATATTTAGAGGCCTTGTTTTCTTCTTCGTCTGCCATGTTTGTCAGCTGTGACGTATTGGCTGTTGCTTTATAAGTCAACAGCGCAATTGCAAGGACAATGCGCATTGCGATTTTCAACTGTCCTAGTCACATTTTCCTCCTGTAATCGATGTGTAACACCATATTTTACCACAAAAACGCCGCTATTTCAACGTGCTAATCCGTTGCATAATCTCACGCGCCAAGGTTAATTTATCTGCTTGGGGTAAAGTTTCTGCTGGCTGATTTGGCGTTAAGATCGTAATCACATTATCATCCGATGAAAAGCCAATGTTTGGCGAACTGACATCATTGACGATCAACATATCTGCCTGCTTCTTTTTCAACTTGGCTTGCCCATAGGCAATCACATCTTGGGTCTCGGCCGCAAAGCCAACAACCAACTGGTGGGCTGATTTTTGCTGCCCCGCCATTTTCAAGATATCAGGATTTTGGACAAGGGTTATCGTCAAACCGCCATCCCCTTGCTTCTTGATTTTATCTTGGGCCAGTGTGGCAGGCTTAAAGTCTGACACTGCTGCAGCCCCAATAAAAATATCTGCGGTCGGAAAAGCCGCCATCACGGCCTCATACATCGCTTGAGTTGAATCAACCATGACCTTGGTGACGCCAAAAATAGTCTGGCGATCAACCGTGGTGATGAGCGTAACCTCGGCCCCATTTTCGGCGGCAGCTTGGGCTAACGCATAGCCCATTTTACCACTTGATTTATTGGTTAAAAAACGCACCGGATCTAGCGCTTCACGCGTCCCACCAGCCGTAATCACAATCTTTTTGCCACGCAGATGGCCTGTTTGGGCGCGGAGTCGGATGGCCGCTTCTGCCAAAATGGCTTCTGGCTCTGGCAAGCGCCCTTTGGCGGCATACCCTTCTGCCAAAAAGCCCTCGGCTGGTTCAATCACCAACCAACCATCGGCCGCAAGTGTTGCCAAATTGCGGACAACCGCGGGATTGGTTAACATCACGTCATTCATGGCCGGTGCAATAATCTTTTTAGCTGTTGAGGCCATAATGGTTGCGGTTGGTGCATCATCAGCCAACCCGTTAGCCAACTTACCAATCATGTTTGCTGTGGCGGGGACGACGAAAATGATATCCGCCCACTTAGCCCAGTCAATATGCACCACCTCAGTCGTATGGCCAACAAATAAATCAGTTAGCACGTCATGCCCAGATAGAATGGCAAGTGTTTTACTGGTAATAAATTCTTGTGCTGATTGCGTCATCGCAACCCGTACATGGGACTGATCCTTCACGAGTAAACGGACAAAACTAGCAGCCTTATAAGCTGATACACTGCCTGTGACGACGACCAGCACATTTTTTTCTTTAAACATTTTCCTTACCAAGCACAGCAAAGCGTGTGCATGCCTTTAATTCTTGTGACCGCAGCTAAAATACCCGTCACTCACTGAAAAAATTGTAACATATTCTCACAACCCCTGCTGATGTCACGCAAAAAAGCGCTGGATTAACAGCGCTTTTATTTTAGGCCTTTATCAAACAACTTGCCAGCCACCGGTAATTGGCCAAGCGTTGCCATTTTCTTACTATCCACAACGACCAAATTCGTGGGTGAATTAGCTAACGTCGCGAAAGCGTTAATAGATTGGTTTTGGAAGTACTTGTCATCCGCCCCCGCCAAACCAGCTTGCACCGTATCGATTCGGTAACGTTCGGCATCCGCACGTGTTTTAGTGGCATCAGCTTCTGCTTTCGCCGTCGCCATCAACGCGTCATTTTTAGCCTTAGTTGTGAGTTCGATAGAGCGTGCCTCACCTTCGGCTTTCGCAATGGTTGCCACCCGTTCACGATCAGCCGTTAACTGCTTATCCATCGCTTCTTGGATGGAAGCTGATGGTCGTAATTCATCAATGTTGATACGATCAACATTAATGCCGTACGTGTTCGTTAAATCACCAATTGCTGAGGCGAGCTGAACGTTAATTTTGGTCGTAGATCCCAAAGCTTCATTCAATTCCATTCGACCAATGATATCACGCAAGTGACCACGCACAAGTTGCGC
Encoded proteins:
- the lepB gene encoding signal peptidase I — protein: MLKKFFEFFKEWLVPIGTALIIVILIRTFLFTFVHVSGPSMTPNLQNNELVILNKIAKYQRGDVVVFDARQEDPRIRPGEKDYVKRIIGVPGDTISYKDSNLYVNGKQVNQDYIGINERTEGTEMSFGKNWSLASLSASDLWQKKDRNKVKVPAGEYFVMGDHRSVSNDGRYFGFVDAKHIEGKVIVPFWNSNQTAKANVNQQNKHFFAK
- a CDS encoding YlbF family regulator; translation: MTVNIYDNANEMANVLKTTPQYTAWQAAFDAIQADAEAKALFDQFQDIQMAVQQMMQTQQQPTVEQEKEWNAVAEKVQKNDTITALLSAEQALNTLLTELNHIVTKPVADAYAALRR
- a CDS encoding PBP1A family penicillin-binding protein produces the protein MKALKQLIQKMRDKIRPVAQRWQLWRLLVVIFLTGFLLMSVYLVVLAKTARVQNLQATLAQTTSVYDDAGDKAGELYSQKGTYVSYDSISQNMRDAVISSEDRNFYKEHGFSIKGILRAVVLNLKNKLTGSSAIAGGGSTLTQQLVKNAYLTQEQTMTRKAKEIFLSMQVEQVYTKNQILTMYLNNAWFGHGVWGVEDAAQKYFGVHARDLTTSQAATLTAMLPSPALYNPIDHPQAALDRRNVVLGTMVANKKLSASEYKLAKAAPMTLRDTYNSQNNYRYPWFFDAVINEAIQTYGLTETDVMNRGYKIYTTLNQQDQKHLQTDFDNPAMFNYNTDAQAASVILNAKTGGVRALVGAREETHTFRGFNYATQSKLSPGSAIKPIAVYAPALERGYSIDTMLPNTTRTFGTNHYSVHNALDVQTADVPMYSALAHSYNVPAVYLLNKIGVNAGYVSARKFGLPLTEKDKNLSLALGGLTNGVSPIQMAQAYTAFANDGVMSDAHFITKIVDATGKVIVSQPKAKQTRVISSRVADNMTRMMLGTYTNGTGLGAAPRGFTIAGKTGTTENSNDTQNAQSSKDSWALAYTKDVVSAYWMGLDTKNKDNSLPLGLTATMGPLVKYSLQQVLPNTPETDFSVTNPNSASNNNNQASQGIDWGRLGSDFSNGVNQAVNGAGKAWQAVKGLFGGQ
- a CDS encoding arginine repressor is translated as MISKQQRQALILEIIQNQVITSQEDLLSELLKNQVETTQTTISRDIRALGIVRIKDIDGQLRYQQLSSDDEQTGNPVTANAVDSAIAEYAIFVKRVQFMTIIKTTDSSGNAVAGIIDDAHLSEVVATLAGFDTIYVTSPDEASAEVLTARWSALIG
- the argS gene encoding arginine--tRNA ligase, whose protein sequence is MADNTQVVSALAAVLTDLTASEIAEKLEAPKSSELGDVAFPTFTLAKVLRQAPQQIAANIVAEIDQTGFEKVVATGPYVNFFLDKVATSRETLQTILTLKADYGNNTDGQGENVTIDMSSPNIAKPMSMGHLRSTVIGNALANITAKNGYQPIKINHLGDWGTQFGKLIYAYKTWGSEDEVKADPIATLLRYYVEFHDKAKEDDSLNDAGRAWFKKLEDGDEEALALWAWFREESLKEFTEIYDRLDIGFDSFNGEAFYNDKMDTVVDQLTEKDLLVTSQGAQIVDLSDINPNLTPAMIKRTDGATLYMTRDLAAAVYRKDTYDFAKSLYVVGGEQREHFVQMKAVLSLMGFEWADDVEHISFGLITFNGKKMSTRKGDVVLLKDVLNDAHDLALKQIQEKNPTLENKEEVAEQVGAGAVVFHDLMNDRTNNFDFNLEEVVRFEGDTGPYVQYTNARAKSILRKAPVSVSLDAVTLDDPMTWDIITTLNSFPATVQRAWQQREASIIAKYALTLSRAFNKYYANSKILTDDDQLQARLALVEAVTIVLTESLRLLGVKAPEEM
- a CDS encoding DUF2187 domain-containing protein, which gives rise to MADEEENKASKYHIGDILLAPAYGNLEKPFTGQVEKVYENSLLVEITENDPADQPTVNEMNHRAVVRMDEIEVIKHAPVPKTAEADVEE